In Deinococcus puniceus, one genomic interval encodes:
- a CDS encoding YebC/PmpR family DNA-binding transcriptional regulator: MAGHSKWSQIKRKKGANDKRRSAMISKHLRAITAAVRSGGSGDPAGNLSLKNCIAAAKADTVPVDNIDSAIKRALGAGEGAAEYKEVSYEGYGPGGTAIFIEALTDNVNRTVAEVRSVFSKKGGSMGNSGSVAWQFEKKGVLLVADASEAAQEAAIEHGAEDFVESEDGLEITAAPADLYAVQDGLAAAGFAVESAQMTMIPSNTVAVQGDDARKLMVLMEALEDLDDVQNVYSNADLPEDEEV; this comes from the coding sequence ATGGCCGGTCACAGTAAATGGTCGCAAATCAAGCGAAAAAAGGGGGCCAACGACAAGCGGCGTTCGGCCATGATCAGCAAGCACCTGCGGGCCATTACGGCGGCAGTGCGTTCGGGCGGCAGCGGCGATCCAGCAGGCAACCTCAGCCTGAAAAACTGTATCGCGGCAGCCAAAGCCGATACGGTTCCGGTGGACAATATCGACAGCGCCATCAAGCGGGCGCTGGGGGCGGGCGAGGGCGCGGCGGAATACAAGGAAGTGAGTTACGAAGGCTACGGCCCCGGCGGAACCGCCATCTTTATTGAGGCTCTGACCGACAACGTGAACCGCACGGTGGCCGAAGTTCGCAGCGTCTTTTCCAAAAAGGGCGGCAGCATGGGCAACAGCGGCAGCGTGGCGTGGCAATTCGAGAAAAAAGGCGTGCTACTGGTGGCCGACGCCTCGGAGGCCGCGCAGGAAGCTGCCATAGAACACGGCGCGGAAGACTTTGTGGAGAGCGAGGACGGCCTAGAAATCACCGCCGCCCCCGCTGACCTGTACGCCGTGCAGGACGGCTTGGCCGCCGCCGGATTCGCCGTAGAAAGCGCCCAAATGACCATGATTCCGAGCAATACGGTGGCCGTACAGGGCGACGACGCCCGCAAACTGATGGTGCTGATGGAAGCGTTGGAAGACTTGGACGACGTGCAGAACGTGTATTCCAATGCGGATCTGCCAGAGGACGAGGAAGTGTAA
- a CDS encoding amidohydrolase produces MTSPLHLLLARTLTLDPAQPDAGAVLVGGGRVLAVGSAEELRALAPRAERHDHRDLLLTPGLADAHIHLVGYGFSLSEVGLHGARSVSEVLARVAQRAMNTPHGTWIRGGGFLLSELGLNDSPTAAMLDEVSPHHPVLLYSRDLHSAWANSLALRLAGISATTPDPEGGKIVRPLGMLLENATDLVANAIPAPSEAQYLAAARAGATDLAARGYVSAHTMAFEAPEAPRALQTLASRGELPLRVWASLPHDRLPLARELGIGLNPGGLFQWGGVKFFADGALGSRTAWLHAPGFADGSGTGIPLDSPELIRELGAQAIALGLTPVTHAIGDRANTEVLDAYDSLRGAAEARGIRLRIEHAQHLRPADIARFAGFTVSVQPMHLQGDGAMIRHLLPHLERETYAFRALRDAGAVLAFGSDAPVTPPDYRANFAAAISRVDDEGGRIAPHEALTELDVLHAHTRGPALAAGWDDEGIIRPGARAAFTLWDRLGGNARALVF; encoded by the coding sequence ATGACTTCCCCGCTGCATCTGCTGCTGGCCCGAACCCTCACGCTCGATCCTGCCCAGCCCGACGCCGGGGCCGTGCTGGTGGGCGGCGGGCGGGTGCTGGCGGTGGGGTCTGCCGAAGAATTGAGGGCACTCGCTCCCCGCGCCGAGCGCCACGATCACCGCGACTTGCTGCTCACGCCGGGGCTGGCCGACGCGCATATTCACCTCGTCGGCTACGGCTTTTCCCTCTCGGAAGTGGGGCTGCACGGCGCACGCAGCGTGTCGGAGGTGTTGGCGCGGGTGGCGCAGCGGGCCATGAACACGCCGCATGGCACGTGGATTCGCGGCGGCGGCTTCCTGCTGAGCGAACTGGGCCTGAACGATTCCCCCACCGCCGCCATGCTGGACGAAGTCAGTCCGCACCATCCGGTCTTGTTGTATTCGCGCGATCTGCATTCGGCGTGGGCCAATTCGCTGGCGCTCCGGCTGGCCGGAATCTCGGCCACCACACCCGATCCAGAGGGCGGAAAGATCGTGCGGCCCCTCGGAATGTTGCTGGAAAATGCCACCGACCTCGTCGCCAACGCCATTCCGGCCCCCAGCGAGGCACAGTATCTGGCCGCCGCCCGTGCTGGGGCCACAGACCTCGCGGCACGCGGGTATGTCAGTGCCCACACGATGGCCTTCGAGGCTCCCGAAGCGCCCCGCGCCCTGCAAACGCTGGCCTCACGCGGAGAATTGCCGTTGCGGGTCTGGGCCAGCCTGCCGCATGACCGCTTGCCCTTGGCCCGTGAACTTGGGATCGGCCTCAACCCCGGTGGCCTGTTTCAGTGGGGCGGCGTCAAGTTTTTTGCTGATGGCGCATTGGGCAGCCGCACCGCTTGGCTGCACGCGCCGGGCTTTGCCGATGGCAGCGGCACGGGTATTCCGCTGGACTCGCCCGAATTGATCCGCGAACTGGGCGCACAGGCCATCGCGCTAGGCCTCACGCCCGTCACGCACGCCATCGGAGACCGGGCCAATACCGAGGTGCTGGACGCCTACGACAGCCTGCGCGGGGCGGCTGAGGCACGCGGCATCCGCCTCAGAATCGAACATGCTCAGCACCTGCGGCCCGCCGATATTGCCCGTTTTGCGGGCTTCACGGTCAGCGTCCAGCCTATGCACCTTCAGGGCGACGGCGCGATGATTCGCCACCTGTTGCCGCACCTAGAGCGGGAAACCTACGCCTTCCGTGCCCTGCGCGATGCCGGAGCGGTGCTGGCCTTTGGCAGCGACGCCCCCGTGACCCCGCCCGACTACCGCGCCAATTTCGCCGCCGCCATCAGCCGGGTAGACGATGAGGGTGGCCGAATCGCCCCCCACGAGGCACTGACCGAACTGGACGTGCTGCACGCCCATACGCGCGGCCCCGCGTTGGCCGCAGGTTGGGACGATGAAGGCATCATCCGCCCCGGCGCACGGGCGGCCTTTACCTTGTGGGACAGGTTGGGCGGGAATGCGCGGGCGCTGGTGTTCTAG
- a CDS encoding response regulator, whose protein sequence is MPRILVVDDDAAILKLISVILSRAGHEVRTSNHPVEALDLLKVFTPDLVISDVVMPYMTGLEFLEKVRDNEQLGALPFVLLSSHAERGDVRRGMNLGADDYLPKPFTPLDLTTAVDARLRRAGLTIQGESGMLAKGLGTAQVVWKGAAVAWVSRKALELFFYLLEHKEVTSWEAAEALWPEKDEARASSLFHTTLHRLRRSLSNEAVISTNRRYALASDLSPEYDVQRYELLAGQAENGSLGLEELRELAAIYGHFLPGADSPWVDDVRSRLEQKQLSILGLAARAATEAGRAKDAAMLHQRALAIDPMSELDWQGLARALDTIGDPRARLAAQREAWWAVDLD, encoded by the coding sequence ATGCCGCGCATCCTTGTCGTGGATGACGACGCCGCCATCCTCAAGCTCATCAGTGTCATTCTGTCCCGTGCTGGGCATGAGGTTCGCACCAGCAACCATCCTGTCGAAGCCCTTGATCTGCTGAAAGTCTTTACGCCCGATCTGGTCATCAGCGATGTGGTGATGCCCTACATGACGGGTCTGGAATTTCTGGAAAAAGTGCGCGACAACGAACAATTAGGCGCACTGCCGTTTGTGCTGCTCTCCAGCCATGCCGAGCGCGGAGACGTGCGCCGAGGCATGAATCTGGGGGCCGACGATTACCTGCCCAAGCCCTTTACGCCGCTTGATCTGACCACTGCCGTAGACGCCCGGTTGCGCCGCGCCGGACTGACCATTCAGGGCGAAAGCGGGATGCTCGCCAAAGGCTTAGGCACCGCCCAAGTGGTCTGGAAGGGCGCGGCGGTGGCGTGGGTGTCTCGCAAGGCGCTGGAACTGTTCTTTTATCTACTGGAACACAAAGAAGTGACGAGTTGGGAAGCTGCCGAAGCGCTGTGGCCCGAAAAAGACGAGGCCCGTGCCAGCAGTCTGTTCCATACGACCCTGCACCGCCTGCGCCGCAGCCTCAGCAACGAGGCGGTGATCAGCACCAATCGCCGCTACGCCCTCGCCAGCGACCTGAGTCCCGAATACGACGTGCAGCGGTATGAACTGCTGGCCGGACAGGCCGAAAACGGCAGCCTCGGGCTAGAGGAATTGCGCGAATTGGCAGCTATTTACGGCCACTTTTTGCCCGGAGCCGATAGCCCGTGGGTTGACGATGTGCGCTCGCGGCTGGAGCAAAAGCAGCTCAGTATTCTGGGCCTCGCCGCCCGCGCCGCCACCGAAGCTGGACGCGCCAAAGACGCCGCCATGCTGCACCAACGCGCTCTAGCCATAGACCCGATGAGCGAACTGGACTGGCAAGGGTTGGCCCGCGCTCTGGACACCATTGGCGACCCCCGCGCCCGCCTCGCCGCACAGCGGGAAGCGTGGTGGGCTGTGGATTTGGACTGA
- the alaS gene encoding alanine--tRNA ligase yields the protein MTVPPTTAPTTAEIREKYLSFFESKGHLRLPSHSLIAPDPTTLFTVAGMQPFKPQFMGAAAKFPGYGDNPRVTTAQKCLRVTDIENVGRTLRHCSLLEMLGNFSFGDYFKRDALMWAWEFLTEPEWMGLDKSKLYATIYEDDEEAFEIWTKDIGLPADHILRFGADENFWPADAPAKGPNGPCGPCSEIFYDRGPAYGDDTWAEYADTRESARFLEIWNNVFPQFERQEPQADGTPTLLDLPAKNIDTGMGLERIATVVQDVFDFYSNDVFAPIIARIVELSGKPYLGPESISHRVVAEHVRSVSMTLADGVSLSNTGRGYVIRKILRRASRHAYLLGLREPVLHTLVPLVVASMGGGYPELVTEEARVTAAIRAEEERFLKTLEGGIQRLGGLLEGMQQGGVLGGEEAFTLYDTYGFPVDLTKEIAEEYGVSVDEAGYAESLERAQMLARAGSKYGKSELFGGQDTVGDLSATAFVGYDQLEAEGQVLALMTSEGRVDALEAGTAGTVVLTQTPFYAEGGGEVGDTGRLEWTGEDGLAGAGVVRDTRKTPGGVFLHEVEVQAGTLTPDVIVRGVVDGARQATERHHTATHLLHAALRAVLGDGVRQAGSLVAPDRLRFDFSHSAALSTAEIAEVERLVSRWISADFAVKWQEMPIAEAKAAGATALFGEKYGDTVRVVSVEGDVTLNGHTVSSKELCGGAHVTRTGEIGAFVLLSDENVAAGVRRIEALAGEAATAWLRERLNSDARLAASLNTSLDGLEVRVAGLQAQLKAAEKETVQVRRQLTEAQMSGGGSGGAAPLRELGGFRVAALKLTGIAGNELRGAADKLLDTSGADLVIIASDAGLVVKASKEAVAKGAHAGQLVGKLAAAAGGKGGGRPDMAQAGIQNPDAALEALDTAF from the coding sequence ATGACGGTTCCGCCCACCACAGCCCCAACAACTGCCGAGATTCGTGAAAAGTACCTGTCTTTTTTCGAGAGCAAAGGCCACCTGCGCCTGCCCAGTCACAGCCTGATTGCGCCTGATCCCACCACGCTGTTTACGGTGGCGGGCATGCAGCCTTTCAAGCCGCAGTTTATGGGTGCGGCGGCCAAATTCCCCGGCTACGGCGACAATCCCCGCGTGACGACCGCCCAGAAGTGCCTGCGTGTTACTGACATCGAAAACGTGGGGCGCACGCTCCGGCACTGTTCGCTGCTGGAAATGCTGGGCAATTTCAGCTTTGGCGACTACTTTAAGCGGGACGCGCTGATGTGGGCGTGGGAGTTTCTGACCGAACCCGAATGGATGGGGCTGGACAAATCCAAGCTGTACGCCACCATTTACGAGGACGACGAGGAAGCCTTCGAGATTTGGACGAAGGACATCGGGCTGCCCGCTGACCACATCCTGCGCTTTGGAGCCGACGAGAATTTCTGGCCCGCCGACGCGCCCGCCAAGGGGCCAAACGGCCCGTGTGGGCCATGCAGCGAGATTTTTTATGACCGGGGGCCAGCCTACGGCGACGACACGTGGGCCGAGTACGCCGACACCCGCGAAAGCGCCCGCTTTTTGGAAATCTGGAACAACGTGTTCCCGCAGTTCGAGCGGCAGGAACCGCAGGCCGACGGAACCCCGACGCTGCTGGATTTGCCCGCCAAGAACATCGATACGGGCATGGGCCTAGAGCGCATCGCCACCGTCGTGCAGGACGTCTTCGACTTCTATTCCAACGACGTGTTCGCGCCGATCATTGCCCGGATCGTGGAACTGAGCGGCAAGCCCTACTTGGGGCCAGAAAGCATCTCGCACCGGGTGGTGGCCGAGCATGTGCGTTCTGTCAGCATGACCTTGGCCGATGGCGTAAGCCTGAGCAACACCGGGCGCGGCTACGTGATTCGCAAGATTTTGCGCCGCGCCAGCCGTCATGCTTACCTGCTGGGCCTGCGCGAACCCGTGCTGCACACGCTGGTGCCACTGGTGGTGGCGAGCATGGGCGGCGGCTACCCCGAACTGGTGACAGAAGAAGCCCGCGTCACGGCGGCAATTCGGGCCGAAGAAGAACGCTTCCTGAAAACGTTGGAAGGCGGCATTCAGCGGCTGGGCGGCCTGCTGGAAGGCATGCAGCAGGGCGGTGTGCTGGGCGGCGAAGAGGCCTTTACCCTCTACGACACCTACGGCTTCCCCGTAGACCTGACCAAAGAAATTGCCGAAGAGTACGGCGTGAGCGTGGACGAAGCCGGATACGCCGAGAGCTTGGAGCGGGCGCAGATGCTGGCGCGGGCAGGCAGTAAATACGGCAAATCCGAGCTGTTTGGCGGGCAAGATACCGTGGGTGACCTGAGCGCCACCGCGTTCGTGGGCTATGACCAACTGGAAGCCGAGGGGCAAGTGCTGGCGCTGATGACCTCCGAGGGCCGCGTGGACGCGCTGGAAGCAGGCACGGCGGGTACGGTGGTGCTGACGCAAACGCCGTTTTATGCCGAGGGGGGCGGCGAAGTGGGCGACACCGGACGGCTGGAATGGACGGGCGAGGACGGCCTGGCCGGGGCGGGCGTGGTGCGCGATACCCGCAAGACCCCCGGCGGTGTGTTCCTGCATGAAGTGGAAGTGCAGGCCGGAACCCTGACGCCCGACGTGATCGTGCGCGGCGTGGTAGACGGAGCGCGGCAGGCCACCGAGCGCCACCACACGGCCACCCATCTGCTGCATGCGGCCCTGCGTGCGGTGCTGGGCGACGGCGTGCGTCAGGCCGGATCGCTGGTGGCCCCGGATCGTCTGCGCTTCGATTTCTCGCACAGCGCGGCCCTGAGTACAGCAGAGATCGCGGAAGTGGAACGACTGGTGAGCCGCTGGATCAGCGCCGACTTTGCGGTCAAGTGGCAGGAGATGCCGATTGCCGAGGCCAAAGCAGCGGGCGCGACGGCCCTGTTTGGCGAGAAGTACGGCGACACCGTGCGCGTGGTGAGCGTGGAAGGCGACGTGACCCTGAACGGCCACACCGTGAGCAGCAAGGAACTCTGCGGCGGCGCACACGTGACCCGCACGGGTGAAATCGGCGCATTTGTGCTGCTGAGCGATGAGAACGTGGCGGCAGGCGTGCGCCGGATCGAGGCTCTGGCAGGCGAAGCCGCGACTGCTTGGCTGCGCGAGCGCCTGAACAGTGACGCCCGCCTTGCCGCCAGCCTAAATACCAGTTTGGACGGTCTGGAAGTGCGCGTGGCAGGCTTGCAGGCCCAACTGAAGGCCGCCGAGAAAGAAACGGTGCAGGTACGCCGTCAACTGACCGAGGCGCAGATGAGCGGCGGAGGCAGCGGCGGCGCGGCTCCTCTGCGTGAATTGGGCGGCTTCCGGGTGGCGGCCCTGAAACTGACCGGGATTGCGGGCAACGAACTGCGCGGAGCCGCCGACAAGCTCCTCGACACCAGCGGCGCAGACCTCGTGATCATCGCCTCGGATGCCGGATTGGTGGTGAAGGCCAGCAAAGAAGCCGTCGCCAAGGGCGCACACGCGGGCCAACTGGTGGGCAAACTGGCCGCCGCAGCGGGGGGCAAGGGTGGGGGCCGCCCCGATATGGCGCAGGCGGGGATTCAGAACCCGGATGCGGCACTAGAGGCGTTGGACACAGCGTTCTAA
- a CDS encoding class I SAM-dependent methyltransferase, with translation MKVNIGAGEKHWDGWISTQQAELDLLEPATFARFFGDAQADAFLCEHVWEHLTMEQGSAAARLVFAHLRPGGFLRVAVPDGHHPDPAYQAMVAVHGSGPAADHQIVYTLATFAPIFAAAGFRVRPLEWWDVAGQFHRADWNPADAPIGRCSHLDDRNAAWRAGTGKLGFTSLILDCFRP, from the coding sequence ATGAAGGTCAACATCGGTGCTGGCGAGAAACACTGGGACGGCTGGATTTCCACTCAACAGGCGGAATTGGATTTGCTGGAGCCAGCCACATTTGCCCGCTTTTTCGGTGATGCGCAGGCCGATGCTTTCCTCTGCGAACACGTGTGGGAACACCTGACGATGGAACAGGGGAGCGCGGCGGCGCGGTTGGTCTTCGCCCATCTGAGGCCCGGTGGATTCCTGCGCGTGGCTGTGCCAGACGGCCACCATCCCGATCCGGCTTATCAAGCGATGGTTGCTGTACACGGCTCCGGCCCCGCCGCCGATCATCAAATCGTGTATACGCTAGCCACCTTCGCGCCCATCTTTGCCGCCGCCGGATTCCGCGTGCGCCCGCTGGAATGGTGGGATGTGGCGGGCCAGTTTCACCGTGCCGACTGGAACCCAGCCGACGCACCCATAGGCCGCTGTAGCCACTTGGATGACCGAAATGCGGCGTGGCGGGCGGGCACAGGCAAGCTGGGATTCACGAGTCTGATTCTGGATTGCTTCCGCCCATGA
- a CDS encoding MmcQ/YjbR family DNA-binding protein, which translates to MRSVSDLRAACAALPHSQETFPFGMDTLVWKVGSPDAAKMYALTGIDADPLTLSLKVRPEDGDTLRAAHAAIVPGYHLNKRHWVTVTLDGSLPDDLVQELLAGSHALVLASFTRAQRAELGL; encoded by the coding sequence ATGCGTTCTGTCTCTGACCTGCGTGCGGCGTGCGCGGCCCTGCCTCATTCCCAAGAAACTTTCCCGTTTGGCATGGACACTTTGGTCTGGAAAGTCGGTTCCCCTGACGCCGCCAAAATGTACGCGCTGACTGGCATAGATGCTGATCCGCTCACGCTTTCACTGAAGGTGCGGCCTGAAGACGGCGACACCCTGCGGGCCGCGCACGCCGCGATTGTGCCGGGCTATCACCTGAATAAGCGCCACTGGGTCACGGTCACGTTGGACGGCAGTCTGCCCGACGACTTGGTGCAGGAACTCTTGGCCGGAAGTCACGCCTTGGTCTTGGCAAGCTTCACGCGGGCGCAGCGGGCAGAATTGGGCCTATGA
- a CDS encoding metallophosphoesterase family protein, whose translation MRRLLMPLLMPLLLSGTPLPPAAPDLLRVAVLSDINGSYGSLSYPPALKPSLSRIINTWKPDLVLSAGDLIAGQKASLTDANVRGMWASFERDVRGPLAKAGIPFVFTLGNHDASLARDRREAATYWMRFSPAGTIVDAAQYPFRYSLTRTDRGGRTLFLAVLDAAGPKVDAAQRAWLAAQLATPQAQAAGVRLVVGHLPLAGVSEGKNKPGEVIAEAAALREIMERGRVLAYVSGHHAAYYPAKLGNLNVLSSGGIGGRDYVGFPGTARSVVSVLDINLQAGSARLSALDADTGAAIDPNKLPARIGGLGGPLVRVEEFR comes from the coding sequence ATGCGCCGCCTGCTCATGCCTCTGCTCATGCCACTCCTGCTGTCTGGCACGCCTTTGCCGCCTGCCGCCCCTGACCTCTTGCGCGTGGCCGTCCTCAGCGACATCAACGGTTCGTATGGCAGCCTGAGCTATCCACCCGCCCTCAAACCCAGCCTCAGCCGCATCATCAACACTTGGAAGCCAGACTTGGTGCTGTCGGCGGGCGACCTGATCGCGGGCCAAAAAGCCAGCCTGACCGATGCCAACGTGCGCGGCATGTGGGCCAGCTTTGAGCGCGATGTGCGCGGGCCACTGGCAAAGGCTGGAATCCCGTTCGTGTTCACTCTGGGCAACCACGACGCCAGCCTTGCGCGAGATCGGCGGGAAGCGGCGACCTACTGGATGCGGTTTTCACCCGCCGGAACAATCGTAGACGCGGCGCAGTATCCCTTCCGGTACAGCCTCACGCGCACTGACCGGGGCGGACGCACCCTGTTTCTTGCTGTGCTGGACGCTGCTGGGCCAAAAGTAGACGCGGCACAGCGGGCATGGCTGGCCGCACAACTCGCCACACCGCAGGCACAGGCGGCAGGCGTTCGCCTTGTGGTGGGGCATTTGCCGCTGGCAGGCGTCAGCGAGGGCAAAAACAAACCCGGCGAAGTGATTGCGGAAGCCGCCGCCCTGCGCGAGATAATGGAGCGAGGGCGCGTGCTGGCGTATGTCAGCGGGCATCACGCGGCGTACTATCCGGCCAAATTGGGCAACCTGAACGTGCTGAGCAGTGGAGGCATCGGCGGGCGCGATTACGTGGGCTTTCCCGGTACGGCCCGCAGTGTGGTTAGCGTGCTAGACATCAATTTGCAAGCTGGAAGCGCCCGCCTCAGCGCCTTGGATGCGGACACGGGCGCGGCAATTGACCCCAATAAATTGCCCGCCCGAATCGGTGGATTGGGCGGGCCGTTGGTGCGGGTGGAAGAGTTTCGGTGA
- a CDS encoding alpha/beta hydrolase family protein has product MKRLGSVITIVALLSAGSLTSCSLMSGGMAQGKGAMTVLPPLSVPGDLRPDAPALSARGSYAVGVQTLKLVNPGQLDIVNAPKEGAIPRYDRPLTVEVWYPTAGASGVGATTYADVLGSGPNDPKRPNTPFTTPGRASRNAPANLQGGPFPLVIVSHGYPGSRSLMTYLTENLASKGYIVAAIDHTDSTHGDKVAFASTLLNRPLDDMFVLNEMARLGAAGSGSVLSGMVNASQTGLVGYSMGGYGALNAAGAGFGPQMLPLVPGGALAARQTGAYATDPRIKAVVAFAPWGSDAAVRSIGVNFGGKYGFWDEAGLAALKVPTMFIVGDKDDVAGYTGGVKSLFENAVNAERYMLVYQNASHNSAPNPPPAATLGSFDDYMHYAEPAWDMGRINNINQHFVTAFLDTKLKGIASAAAYLNVPTALSNDGKFSRNADGTAKADDTYWPGFLNRTARGMEFYKMMPK; this is encoded by the coding sequence ATGAAACGACTTGGTTCTGTCATCACCATCGTAGCGCTGCTTTCTGCTGGCTCCCTCACCTCTTGCAGCCTGATGTCGGGAGGTATGGCGCAGGGCAAAGGGGCTATGACGGTCCTGCCGCCCCTCTCGGTACCCGGCGATCTGCGCCCCGACGCACCCGCCCTGAGCGCACGCGGCAGCTACGCGGTGGGCGTGCAAACGCTGAAACTGGTGAATCCGGGCCAACTGGACATCGTGAACGCGCCCAAGGAGGGGGCCATTCCGCGCTATGACCGCCCGCTGACGGTGGAAGTCTGGTATCCCACGGCGGGCGCGAGTGGGGTGGGTGCGACCACCTACGCCGATGTGCTGGGCAGCGGCCCCAACGATCCCAAGCGGCCCAATACGCCGTTCACCACGCCCGGACGCGCCAGCCGCAACGCTCCGGCCAACCTTCAGGGCGGGCCATTTCCGCTGGTCATCGTGTCTCACGGCTATCCCGGCAGCCGCTCCCTGATGACCTACCTCACCGAAAACTTGGCGAGCAAGGGCTACATCGTGGCGGCCATAGACCACACCGACAGCACGCACGGCGACAAGGTGGCCTTTGCCAGCACGCTGCTGAACCGCCCGCTAGACGACATGTTTGTGCTGAACGAGATGGCGCGGTTGGGCGCGGCAGGCAGCGGCAGTGTCCTGAGCGGGATGGTGAATGCCAGCCAGACCGGGTTGGTGGGCTACAGCATGGGCGGCTACGGCGCACTGAACGCGGCGGGCGCAGGCTTTGGCCCGCAAATGCTGCCGCTGGTGCCGGGGGGTGCGTTGGCCGCACGCCAGACCGGAGCCTACGCCACCGATCCCCGCATCAAGGCGGTGGTGGCCTTCGCGCCTTGGGGCAGTGACGCCGCCGTGCGCTCTATCGGCGTGAATTTTGGCGGCAAATACGGCTTCTGGGACGAAGCAGGCTTGGCGGCCCTCAAAGTCCCGACGATGTTTATCGTGGGCGACAAGGATGACGTGGCAGGCTACACGGGCGGCGTCAAATCCCTGTTCGAGAACGCTGTGAACGCCGAGCGGTACATGTTGGTCTACCAGAATGCCAGCCACAACTCGGCCCCCAATCCGCCGCCCGCCGCCACGCTGGGCAGCTTCGACGACTACATGCACTACGCCGAACCCGCGTGGGACATGGGCCGCATCAACAACATCAACCAGCATTTCGTCACGGCCTTCCTAGATACCAAACTGAAAGGCATAGCCTCCGCCGCCGCGTACCTGAACGTGCCTACCGCCCTGTCAAATGACGGCAAATTCAGCCGCAATGCCGATGGTACAGCCAAAGCCGACGACACCTACTGGCCCGGATTCCTGAACCGCACGGCGCGGGGCATGGAGTTTTACAAGATGATGCCGAAGTAG
- a CDS encoding sulfurtransferase produces MTQQTNYAKDVLVDTDWVAANLHTPGVRLVEVNEDILLYDTGHIPGAVKVDWQGDFWHPVERDFITADEVSALLGRLGIKEGDQIVLYGDKSNWWASYAYWFLSYSGVKNLKLMNGGRQKWVAEGREQTTDATSTTPTTYPALTRDESLRAYRDEVRAHLESVKAGTGALVDVRSPDEFSGKVTHMPAYPQEGVLRGGHIPGARSIPWARATNEDGTFKSADELTALYGGEGVTPDKDVIAYCRIAERSSHSWFVLRELLGYPNVRNYDGSWTEWGNGVGLPIEKTYSEA; encoded by the coding sequence ATGACCCAGCAAACAAACTATGCAAAAGACGTTCTCGTCGACACCGATTGGGTGGCCGCCAACCTGCATACCCCCGGCGTGCGCCTCGTGGAAGTGAACGAAGACATCTTGCTGTACGACACGGGCCACATTCCCGGCGCGGTGAAGGTGGACTGGCAGGGCGATTTCTGGCATCCGGTAGAGCGCGATTTTATTACCGCCGATGAAGTGTCGGCGCTGCTGGGCCGCCTCGGCATCAAGGAAGGCGACCAAATCGTGCTGTACGGCGATAAGAGCAACTGGTGGGCCTCGTATGCCTACTGGTTCCTGAGCTACAGCGGTGTAAAGAACCTGAAACTGATGAACGGGGGCCGCCAGAAGTGGGTGGCCGAAGGCCGCGAGCAGACCACCGACGCGACTTCAACGACGCCCACCACGTATCCGGCCTTGACCCGTGACGAAAGCCTGCGGGCCTACCGCGATGAAGTGCGGGCACACCTAGAGAGCGTGAAGGCCGGAACGGGCGCACTCGTAGACGTTCGCAGCCCCGACGAGTTTTCGGGCAAGGTCACGCATATGCCCGCCTACCCGCAAGAAGGCGTGCTGCGCGGCGGCCACATCCCCGGCGCACGCTCCATTCCTTGGGCGCGGGCCACCAACGAAGACGGTACCTTTAAGAGCGCCGACGAACTGACCGCGCTGTACGGCGGCGAAGGCGTGACACCAGACAAAGACGTGATCGCCTACTGCCGCATTGCCGAGCGTTCCAGCCACAGTTGGTTCGTGTTGCGCGAACTCTTGGGTTACCCCAACGTCCGCAACTACGACGGCTCATGGACGGAATGGGGTAACGGCGTCGGCCTGCCGATTGAGAAGACCTACAGCGAGGCGTAA
- a CDS encoding SufE family protein, protein MTADSTPPTAPLPEKLQVIVDLFRRAPKPLRLQALLEYSRKLPPLPQQYIDHPEFLQPVPECASPFFLVTKEVDGGVQMFFKVPEEAPTVRGYAGILSEALNGESPETILSVPDQFYMDMGLTELITPMRLRGMGAILMRLKRDVQTHAEGQ, encoded by the coding sequence ATGACCGCCGACTCTACCCCCCCCACTGCGCCCCTGCCCGAAAAGCTTCAAGTCATCGTGGATTTGTTCCGGCGTGCCCCCAAGCCGCTGCGCTTGCAAGCCCTCTTGGAATACAGCCGCAAACTGCCGCCCCTGCCGCAGCAATACATCGATCACCCCGAATTTTTGCAGCCTGTGCCCGAATGCGCCAGCCCCTTCTTTTTGGTGACCAAAGAGGTAGACGGCGGCGTGCAGATGTTCTTCAAAGTGCCCGAAGAAGCCCCCACCGTGCGCGGCTACGCAGGCATTTTGAGCGAGGCGCTGAACGGCGAAAGCCCCGAAACCATCCTGAGTGTGCCCGATCAGTTTTATATGGATATGGGCCTGACCGAACTGATTACGCCCATGCGGTTGCGTGGCATGGGCGCGATTCTGATGCGGCTGAAGCGGGATGTGCAGACGCACGCTGAAGGGCAGTAA